In Propionimicrobium sp. PCR01-08-3, one DNA window encodes the following:
- the bcp gene encoding thioredoxin-dependent thiol peroxidase, producing the protein MSQLVAGEVAPAFTLPDADGNLVSLSDFPGRKVVVYFYPAAMTPGCTTQAVDFTAARDDFLEAGIDVIGISPDAPDKLAMFRQRKDLRITLLSDESKETLNAYGAWGTKVLYGKSMEGVLRSTFLIDVDDEGTGTIELAQYNVRATGHVDRLRRDLGLLHL; encoded by the coding sequence ATGAGTCAACTGGTCGCTGGAGAAGTTGCGCCTGCTTTCACATTGCCGGACGCCGATGGAAACCTCGTCTCGCTCTCGGATTTCCCCGGACGCAAGGTGGTCGTCTACTTCTATCCCGCGGCCATGACGCCCGGCTGCACGACTCAGGCCGTTGATTTCACAGCTGCACGAGACGACTTTCTCGAGGCCGGTATCGACGTGATCGGCATCTCACCGGACGCCCCCGACAAGCTCGCGATGTTCCGGCAGCGCAAGGACTTGCGCATCACTCTGCTATCGGACGAATCCAAGGAGACGTTGAACGCCTACGGGGCTTGGGGCACCAAGGTGCTCTACGGGAAGTCCATGGAGGGCGTGTTGCGCTCCACTTTCCTTATCGATGTGGATGATGAGGGCACCGGGACGATCGAGTTGGCGCAATACAATGTTCGCGCGACCGGTCACGTCGACCGGCTGAGGCGCGACCTGGGCTTGCTTCACCTGTAA
- a CDS encoding DUF3618 domain-containing protein yields MASNQRTPEQIRADIAASRHAMTVGIEGLISEVHPIAIKNRAEEEVKKTVKDTKQMIFDTVSDVRGYFVDEGGPRWNNIGTVALIAAGVAASVGAVSGVAALVRKAGK; encoded by the coding sequence GTGGCCTCGAATCAACGTACGCCGGAGCAGATCCGCGCTGATATCGCTGCATCGCGGCATGCTATGACGGTCGGCATCGAAGGCCTGATTTCGGAGGTGCATCCCATCGCGATCAAGAACCGCGCCGAAGAAGAGGTCAAGAAGACCGTCAAGGACACCAAGCAGATGATCTTTGACACGGTGAGCGACGTACGCGGCTATTTCGTTGATGAGGGCGGTCCTCGCTGGAACAACATCGGCACTGTAGCGTTGATCGCCGCGGGTGTGGCTGCGAGCGTCGGGGCCGTTTCGGGTGTCGCCGCGCTGGTTCGTAAGGCAGGCAAGTGA
- a CDS encoding SIS domain-containing protein has translation MANLIPVPQDFEECVAHPLAAESTIDDYIAEAAARGLKRVVLVGCGGSHFGAYPCYDFVDRHVSGISVNHVTSAELTSRDPVWLDSSCLVVAASHSGNTPETVAAAEFAKAKGCPTIGISRIGDNGLSRTCDIHLDYRDTITITEPKLMHTMLIALALARLEGKNELADAVRAGMDAMPHALRLGKDEIAEVGDAIGATTLDTDYAYFVGAGPLFGQAKMSAWCYSMEMSWLPAAAINGADFFHGPLELTLEKTPIVVLAAEDPSRPLAERVVNFISDRTEYAHVIDSKNLSMAGVPETARAELSVLSTISASRRVLDHVAALRGHDTSVRRYMYKVAY, from the coding sequence ATGGCGAACCTGATTCCCGTTCCTCAAGACTTCGAAGAATGTGTTGCGCACCCACTGGCAGCAGAATCAACCATCGATGACTACATCGCCGAGGCTGCGGCGAGGGGCCTGAAGAGGGTCGTTCTCGTCGGCTGCGGCGGCTCGCACTTCGGCGCCTATCCCTGCTACGACTTCGTCGACCGCCACGTCTCGGGCATCAGTGTCAACCACGTCACCAGCGCCGAACTGACCTCCCGTGACCCCGTCTGGCTCGACTCCAGCTGTCTGGTGGTGGCTGCCAGCCACTCCGGCAACACCCCGGAGACCGTAGCCGCAGCCGAATTCGCGAAAGCCAAGGGCTGCCCGACCATCGGCATCTCGCGTATCGGCGACAACGGGCTGAGCCGCACCTGCGACATCCACCTCGACTACCGCGACACCATCACCATCACCGAGCCCAAGCTCATGCACACCATGCTGATCGCCCTCGCGCTTGCCCGGCTGGAAGGCAAGAACGAGCTGGCCGACGCCGTCCGCGCCGGTATGGACGCCATGCCGCATGCGCTGCGCCTCGGCAAGGACGAAATCGCCGAGGTTGGCGATGCGATCGGCGCCACCACGCTGGACACCGACTACGCCTACTTCGTGGGCGCCGGCCCCCTGTTCGGGCAAGCCAAGATGTCGGCCTGGTGCTACTCCATGGAGATGTCGTGGCTGCCCGCCGCAGCAATCAACGGCGCCGACTTCTTTCACGGCCCGCTGGAACTGACGCTCGAAAAGACCCCGATCGTGGTGCTGGCCGCCGAGGATCCCAGCCGTCCGCTTGCCGAGCGCGTGGTGAACTTCATCAGCGACCGCACCGAATACGCCCACGTCATCGACTCCAAGAATCTATCGATGGCAGGCGTTCCCGAGACCGCCCGCGCAGAGCTCAGCGTGTTGTCGACCATCAGTGCGTCCCGCCGGGTGCTCGACCATGTTGCGGCCCTGCGCGGACACGACACCTCGGTGCGCCGCTATATGTACAAAGTGGCCTACTGA
- a CDS encoding PfkB family carbohydrate kinase — MRLLCIGDNVVDRYLDRGTMYPGGNCVNVAVFAARQGVEASYAGILGDDAAGQLVLAALKSEGVDTSHTQVEHGANAYALVELIDGDREFLGSDKGVSLFDLDDEAIGLAKDYDIVHTAYSQHWEDQVPKLVDARCTVAYDFGRNYSPESIARVPGLWLAAFSGSHLDGAGIEQTVQAAFKAGARYVLITQGSRGAGLWTSKQHWHQPADDVAVVDTLAAGDAYLSSLIVSLAAGEDEAQAMAKASTASAQVIGVWGAFGHGAPDQGAPVKQGVN; from the coding sequence ATGCGACTTTTGTGTATTGGCGACAACGTCGTCGATCGCTATCTCGACCGGGGCACGATGTACCCCGGCGGCAACTGCGTCAACGTGGCTGTCTTCGCGGCACGTCAGGGAGTCGAGGCATCTTACGCAGGAATCCTCGGTGACGATGCCGCCGGCCAACTCGTGCTGGCAGCCCTGAAGTCCGAAGGGGTTGATACCTCTCATACACAAGTCGAACACGGAGCCAACGCCTACGCATTGGTCGAACTGATCGATGGCGACCGTGAATTTCTCGGCTCCGACAAGGGAGTATCACTCTTCGACCTGGACGATGAAGCCATCGGCCTGGCCAAGGACTACGACATCGTCCACACCGCATATTCGCAGCACTGGGAAGATCAAGTACCGAAACTGGTCGACGCCAGATGCACGGTCGCCTACGACTTCGGACGCAACTACTCGCCCGAATCGATTGCCCGGGTTCCAGGGCTGTGGCTGGCGGCCTTCTCCGGTTCGCATCTGGATGGGGCCGGTATCGAACAAACCGTGCAGGCAGCATTCAAGGCCGGGGCACGCTATGTGCTGATCACCCAAGGATCTCGGGGTGCAGGCTTGTGGACGAGTAAGCAGCACTGGCATCAACCGGCCGACGACGTGGCCGTTGTCGACACACTGGCCGCTGGCGACGCCTACCTGTCGTCCCTGATCGTCTCGCTGGCTGCCGGCGAGGACGAGGCACAGGCGATGGCAAAAGCGAGCACGGCATCGGCGCAGGTCATCGGAGTTTGGGGAGCATTCGGACACGGCGCACCTGATCAGGGCGCGCCGGTGAAGCAGGGAGTGAACTGA
- a CDS encoding hydantoinase/oxoprolinase family protein, with the protein MGLRFGVDTGGTFTDVCAYDDQTGRVHVHKVSSTPDDPGRAIVQGVTELLGKLDGRQIGDISYFAHGTTVGTNTLLTNTGVPTGLITTKGFRDLLELGRGRRPDMYDPQADKPIPLVPRHLRLEVTERLRYDGTIATPLDEDETREKIRELRDAGVKAIAVCFLYSYLDPTHERRVAELIAEEFPDAYVSLSSVVLPEFREYERLSTVVTNAYAGPVVYGYLSRLRRTLVDLGLKTEPQVTQSNGGVIPFGMAEEVPVRLVLSGPSTGVVGAADICQAAGFPDIITFDMGGTSSDISLVQHGEPHVTSGMELDGRPIRSPMLDIHTVGAGGGSIAWIDSGNHLRVGPQSAGAFPGPACYGNGDQPSVTDANVVLHLLNPEYLLNGQMKISEEQAIAAVKSVGDPLGLEVHEAALGILRVVTANMARAIRVVSVQRGYDPRDYALVPFGGAGPLHASRLARELSISKVVVPEIPGAQSAMGLLMTDVRTDFMRTQITALDPENPAAIAQVLEELEAQPAAWFAAEGTPADEQSLVRRLEMRYRGQNFELPIDIEGEHGLEAGALAQVIASFHEAHERVYGFHADDDPIEVVTFRVQAVGRAERLELVKSEIDGESSDPALVGEREVFLSTEFGFRKCPVYERGKLRPGNQLAGPAIVEQMDTTTILLPGDACVMDEYRNLVIEIGAQQ; encoded by the coding sequence ATGGGATTGCGATTCGGTGTCGACACCGGAGGCACGTTCACCGACGTGTGCGCCTATGACGACCAGACCGGTCGTGTGCACGTCCACAAGGTCTCGAGCACTCCGGACGACCCGGGCAGGGCCATCGTCCAAGGCGTCACCGAACTCCTCGGCAAACTGGACGGTCGCCAGATCGGCGACATCAGCTACTTCGCGCACGGCACCACCGTCGGCACCAACACTCTGCTCACCAACACCGGCGTCCCGACCGGCCTGATCACCACCAAGGGATTCCGCGACCTGCTCGAACTCGGACGCGGCCGCCGCCCCGACATGTACGATCCGCAGGCCGACAAGCCGATTCCGCTGGTGCCCCGGCACCTTCGTCTGGAGGTGACCGAACGGCTGCGCTACGACGGGACGATCGCCACCCCGCTGGATGAGGACGAGACGCGCGAGAAGATCCGCGAGTTGCGCGACGCCGGCGTGAAGGCCATCGCGGTCTGCTTCCTCTACAGCTACCTCGACCCGACCCACGAGCGCCGGGTGGCCGAACTGATCGCCGAAGAGTTCCCCGACGCGTATGTGTCACTGTCCTCGGTCGTGCTGCCCGAGTTCCGCGAGTACGAACGGCTGTCGACGGTGGTCACCAATGCCTACGCGGGCCCGGTGGTCTATGGCTATCTGTCCCGGTTGCGTCGCACGCTGGTGGATCTCGGCTTGAAGACCGAGCCGCAGGTCACCCAGTCGAACGGCGGCGTGATCCCCTTCGGGATGGCCGAGGAGGTGCCCGTCCGGCTGGTGCTTTCCGGCCCGAGCACCGGCGTGGTCGGTGCCGCCGACATCTGCCAGGCAGCCGGGTTCCCTGACATCATCACCTTCGACATGGGCGGCACATCGTCCGATATTTCGCTGGTGCAGCACGGCGAACCGCACGTCACCTCCGGCATGGAGCTCGACGGACGCCCGATCCGCTCACCCATGCTCGACATCCACACCGTGGGCGCCGGCGGCGGATCGATCGCCTGGATCGACTCCGGCAACCATCTGCGGGTCGGCCCTCAGTCGGCCGGGGCCTTCCCCGGCCCCGCCTGCTACGGCAACGGCGACCAGCCCTCGGTGACCGACGCCAATGTGGTGTTGCACCTGCTCAACCCCGAGTATCTGCTCAACGGCCAGATGAAGATCAGCGAGGAGCAGGCGATCGCCGCGGTCAAGAGCGTCGGCGACCCACTCGGCCTCGAGGTGCACGAGGCCGCTCTCGGCATCTTGCGGGTGGTCACCGCCAACATGGCCCGCGCCATCCGGGTGGTCTCGGTGCAGCGCGGGTACGATCCGCGTGACTACGCGCTGGTGCCGTTCGGCGGGGCAGGGCCTTTGCACGCCTCCCGGCTGGCCCGTGAACTGAGCATCTCGAAGGTCGTCGTGCCCGAGATCCCCGGCGCGCAATCGGCGATGGGCCTGCTGATGACCGACGTGCGCACTGACTTCATGCGCACCCAGATCACCGCGCTCGACCCGGAGAATCCCGCCGCCATTGCCCAGGTGCTTGAAGAACTTGAAGCACAACCCGCCGCCTGGTTCGCCGCCGAGGGCACCCCGGCCGATGAGCAGAGCTTGGTCCGCCGGTTGGAGATGCGTTATCGCGGGCAGAACTTCGAGCTTCCCATCGACATCGAAGGGGAGCACGGGCTCGAAGCCGGGGCATTGGCACAAGTCATAGCGTCCTTCCACGAGGCCCACGAGCGGGTCTACGGATTCCATGCGGACGACGACCCGATCGAGGTCGTCACCTTCCGGGTGCAGGCCGTCGGCAGGGCGGAGCGCCTCGAACTGGTCAAGTCCGAGATCGATGGGGAATCGTCCGATCCGGCGCTCGTGGGCGAACGTGAGGTGTTTCTGAGCACCGAATTCGGGTTCCGGAAATGCCCGGTGTATGAGCGCGGAAAGCTGCGTCCGGGCAACCAGTTGGCGGGTCCGGCGATCGTCGAGCAGATGGATACCACGACCATCTTGCTGCCCGGCGATGCCTGCGTGATGGACGAATACCGCAACCTTGTGATTGAGATCGGAGCTCAGCAATGA
- a CDS encoding hydantoinase B/oxoprolinase family protein, protein MTEASATDPILVEVISSALSSIVEEMSETLVKAAFSPNIKERRDCTASLFNAEGEAIAQDEGGSPLHLGSLMGVVAAIRERIPEEDIVEGDVFIGNDPYTGGGSHLPDIVLAAPIFVDGRLTAWTATLAHHADFGDRGHAHIFQEAIRIPVVHLVRRGVLQQELLEVILLNCQIPDERRADLRAQQAALHTAIKRYLELCERYGRRTMVEVSTELLDYTERRTRAAIEEFPDGRYTFTDTFDCPELDDELELKIAVTVAGDEITFDFDGAPPQVRASVNVVWTGLYAACYYTLKTLIDPDIMPNAGLYRPVTITAPLGSILNCQAPAAVNGRSETCQRVVDLIIGALAPAIPAKVTAASNGANTGVHFSGWDPGRQREFVYLETIGGGCGARYNKDGLDGVQVHMTNTSNLPVESLEAEYPLTVEAYELIDDSGGIGQYRGGMGIRRKVRAEVDDVHFWLDTSRQKSRPWGLFGGGPGTSATCELNDDARPIDHGYTVLKSGDYASIETAGAGGYGEPAKRSSEAVEEDLQAEKISKETAERYFSEK, encoded by the coding sequence ATGACCGAGGCATCGGCAACCGACCCGATTCTGGTCGAGGTGATTTCTTCGGCGCTGTCCAGCATCGTCGAAGAGATGAGCGAGACGCTGGTGAAGGCCGCGTTCTCGCCGAATATCAAGGAGCGCCGTGACTGCACGGCGAGCCTGTTCAACGCCGAGGGGGAGGCGATCGCTCAGGATGAGGGCGGTTCGCCCCTGCACCTCGGCTCGTTGATGGGCGTGGTCGCGGCCATCCGGGAGCGGATCCCCGAGGAGGACATCGTTGAGGGAGATGTCTTCATCGGAAACGACCCGTACACCGGCGGCGGCTCGCATCTGCCGGACATCGTGCTCGCCGCCCCGATCTTCGTGGACGGCCGGTTGACCGCGTGGACGGCAACCTTGGCCCATCACGCAGATTTCGGTGATCGCGGCCACGCCCACATTTTCCAGGAGGCCATCCGGATTCCTGTCGTGCACCTGGTGCGCAGGGGAGTCCTGCAGCAAGAACTGCTCGAAGTGATCTTGTTGAACTGCCAGATTCCGGACGAACGCCGCGCCGATCTCAGGGCCCAGCAGGCCGCGCTGCACACCGCGATCAAGCGCTATCTGGAGTTGTGTGAGCGCTACGGACGCCGGACCATGGTCGAGGTCTCGACCGAGTTGCTCGACTACACCGAGCGCCGCACCCGGGCGGCCATCGAGGAGTTCCCCGACGGCCGCTACACCTTCACCGACACGTTCGACTGCCCGGAGCTGGACGACGAGCTGGAGCTGAAGATCGCCGTCACCGTGGCCGGAGACGAGATCACCTTCGACTTCGACGGTGCCCCGCCGCAGGTGCGGGCCAGTGTCAACGTGGTGTGGACGGGGCTGTACGCGGCTTGCTACTACACGCTGAAGACGCTGATCGACCCGGACATCATGCCGAACGCCGGGCTTTATCGTCCGGTCACCATCACCGCGCCGCTGGGCAGCATCCTGAACTGCCAGGCGCCGGCCGCGGTCAACGGACGCAGCGAGACCTGCCAGCGGGTGGTCGACCTGATCATTGGTGCCCTGGCTCCGGCGATCCCGGCCAAGGTGACCGCGGCCAGCAACGGCGCGAACACCGGCGTCCATTTCTCCGGGTGGGACCCCGGGCGCCAACGCGAGTTCGTCTACCTGGAGACCATCGGCGGGGGCTGTGGCGCGCGGTATAACAAGGACGGCCTCGACGGTGTGCAGGTGCACATGACCAACACCTCGAATCTGCCGGTCGAGAGCCTGGAGGCCGAATATCCGCTGACCGTCGAGGCATATGAGCTGATCGACGATTCGGGTGGCATCGGTCAATATCGCGGTGGCATGGGAATTCGGCGCAAGGTGCGCGCCGAGGTGGACGACGTGCATTTCTGGCTCGATACCAGCCGTCAGAAATCCCGGCCCTGGGGATTGTTCGGCGGCGGCCCGGGCACCTCGGCGACCTGCGAATTGAACGATGATGCCCGCCCGATCGATCACGGGTACACCGTGCTGAAATCGGGAGATTACGCATCCATCGAAACTGCCGGCGCCGGCGGTTATGGAGAACCTGCAAAGCGTTCGTCCGAGGCGGTTGAAGAAGATTTGCAGGCGGAAAAGATCAGTAAGGAAACAGCCGAGAGATATTTCTCGGAAAAGTAA
- a CDS encoding ABC transporter substrate-binding protein — MRKPIARSPQRARFSPGRAKRYAALAAAAAVVLTTGLAGCATDTGTGSSGGAEGQVLTYGLSAEPSGFKTGVDQGSANKEMLTLVRRGLLMYDGTGEVAPALASEYEVSDDGLTYTFTLRPDLKFSNDDPLTSADVKRTFEYLADENNGAADQTSFANIASIDTPDDSTVVLNLTDPQTSLPKVLAGPLSAIVPEEDVDANGVPIGSGPFMITEYNKGVSFTLEANPNYYDADSVQLDGIDVTFMADAQTRVKALLDGQVQFIDYVSASDYESLESSDGVTLARAPGLYGTLQFNLTDGPLAEPQVRQAIAYALDLDSLNQVGTLGYGTAFGGLPVPSDSEYFNEEQAHHFDRDTDKAKDLLSEAGYPDGGFSLDLLTTSQYFGFTERAQVIQSNLAEIGITVNLVTGDYANLIANGNSGNYDMLVGGPPAAINDPSSLSGAFLGGPTFVRSYGIDESLYADLLAQGAKTPDGPERVDIYNQIGEIYLEDVPFVTWGQGTVGFAYSDDVQGFEMLSGPIVYSSVYSLSNASIAG, encoded by the coding sequence ATGAGGAAACCAATTGCACGAAGCCCGCAGAGGGCTCGTTTCTCGCCCGGCAGGGCCAAGCGCTACGCCGCGCTTGCGGCCGCGGCTGCCGTAGTTTTGACGACCGGGCTCGCCGGTTGTGCAACCGACACCGGCACCGGCAGTAGTGGGGGCGCCGAAGGGCAGGTTTTGACGTACGGTCTGTCCGCGGAGCCTTCGGGTTTCAAGACCGGTGTCGACCAGGGGTCGGCGAACAAGGAGATGCTGACCCTGGTGCGTCGCGGCCTGCTGATGTACGACGGCACGGGTGAGGTCGCGCCGGCTTTGGCGTCCGAATATGAGGTTTCGGACGACGGGCTGACCTACACCTTCACGCTTCGCCCCGACCTGAAGTTCTCCAACGACGATCCGCTGACTTCGGCAGATGTCAAGAGGACATTCGAGTACTTGGCTGACGAGAACAATGGCGCCGCCGATCAGACTTCGTTTGCGAACATCGCCTCCATCGACACCCCGGACGACTCGACCGTGGTGCTGAACCTGACCGATCCGCAGACGTCGCTTCCCAAGGTGTTGGCCGGGCCGTTGTCGGCGATCGTCCCAGAAGAAGACGTGGACGCTAACGGTGTGCCGATCGGCTCCGGCCCGTTCATGATCACCGAATACAACAAGGGAGTTTCGTTCACCCTTGAGGCCAACCCGAATTACTACGACGCCGACTCGGTGCAGCTCGATGGCATCGACGTCACCTTCATGGCGGACGCGCAGACCCGCGTGAAGGCTCTGCTGGACGGCCAGGTGCAGTTCATCGACTACGTGTCGGCTTCCGACTACGAGTCGCTGGAAAGCTCGGATGGCGTCACGCTGGCGCGGGCACCCGGGCTTTACGGCACCTTGCAGTTCAACTTGACTGATGGGCCGCTCGCGGAGCCTCAGGTGCGTCAGGCGATCGCCTATGCTCTCGATCTCGATTCGCTCAATCAGGTCGGCACGCTCGGCTACGGCACTGCCTTCGGCGGATTGCCGGTGCCCAGCGATAGCGAGTACTTCAACGAGGAGCAGGCTCACCACTTCGATCGGGATACCGATAAGGCAAAGGACCTGCTCTCCGAGGCCGGATACCCCGATGGCGGCTTCAGCCTCGATCTGCTCACCACGTCGCAGTACTTCGGGTTCACCGAGCGTGCCCAGGTCATTCAGAGCAACCTCGCCGAAATCGGCATCACCGTCAACCTGGTCACCGGCGACTATGCAAATCTGATTGCCAACGGCAACAGCGGCAATTACGACATGTTGGTCGGTGGCCCGCCGGCCGCCATCAACGACCCGTCGTCGTTGTCCGGTGCCTTCCTCGGCGGCCCGACGTTCGTGCGTTCCTACGGTATCGATGAGAGCCTGTATGCAGACCTGCTCGCGCAGGGAGCCAAGACTCCCGACGGCCCCGAGCGCGTGGACATCTACAACCAGATCGGCGAAATCTACCTCGAAGACGTTCCCTTCGTGACCTGGGGTCAGGGCACTGTCGGGTTCGCCTACTCCGACGACGTCCAGGGATTCGAGATGCTTTCCGGACCGATTGTCTACTCGTCGGTATACAGCCTCTCGAACGCCAGCATCGCCGGATAA
- a CDS encoding ABC transporter permease: MKYILARLGLGIVTIWGAVTAVFLALHAVPGGPAAIILQGGAGGGDVNPAAVEALEKELGLDKPVLEQYVTYLGRLVTGDLGNSIKYSAPVTDIIAAPLGNTVVLVILAVIIGAVVGIGLGMIAGNWPGSVLDRIISGLLSIAVSTPGFVIAIFLSIYLGTRLGWFPSLGFTPISEGVGPFLYHAFLPSLALSFGFLAMLGRVTRTSILTVRREDWVRTARGMGLSPARVFRRHVFRNAANPVITVSGLQIGALLGATVLIEQVFNWPGIGSTLLNAINSRDYPLVQGIVIVFSVVFVVANLIVDMLYRLLDPRVEG, encoded by the coding sequence ATGAAATACATACTTGCTCGCCTCGGGCTTGGCATCGTCACGATCTGGGGCGCTGTGACGGCCGTCTTCTTGGCGCTGCATGCCGTGCCGGGTGGTCCTGCAGCGATCATCCTGCAGGGTGGCGCAGGAGGCGGCGATGTCAATCCGGCGGCCGTCGAGGCCCTCGAGAAGGAGTTGGGGCTCGACAAACCGGTGTTGGAGCAGTACGTGACCTATCTCGGCAGGCTGGTCACCGGTGACCTGGGCAATTCGATCAAATACTCGGCGCCGGTGACCGACATCATCGCCGCCCCGCTGGGCAACACCGTGGTGCTGGTCATACTGGCCGTCATCATCGGCGCGGTGGTAGGCATCGGGCTCGGTATGATCGCCGGCAACTGGCCCGGCAGCGTGCTCGACCGCATCATCTCCGGCCTCTTGTCGATCGCGGTGTCCACCCCCGGATTCGTCATCGCAATCTTCTTGTCCATCTATCTCGGAACCCGGCTGGGCTGGTTCCCGTCGCTGGGGTTCACCCCTATCTCCGAGGGGGTCGGACCTTTCCTTTATCACGCCTTCTTGCCGAGCCTGGCGTTGTCCTTCGGCTTCTTGGCAATGCTCGGGCGGGTAACCAGAACCTCGATTCTGACCGTCAGGCGTGAGGATTGGGTTCGTACCGCGCGCGGCATGGGGTTATCCCCGGCCCGCGTGTTTCGCAGGCATGTTTTCCGTAACGCAGCGAATCCGGTGATCACGGTCTCCGGGCTACAGATCGGTGCGTTGCTCGGCGCGACCGTGCTGATCGAGCAGGTGTTCAACTGGCCGGGGATCGGCAGCACCTTGCTCAACGCAATCAACAGTCGCGACTATCCGCTGGTGCAGGGCATTGTCATCGTGTTCTCGGTGGTCTTCGTGGTGGCGAACCTGATCGTCGACATGCTGTACCGGCTCCTG